A stretch of Streptomyces vietnamensis DNA encodes these proteins:
- the npdG gene encoding NADPH-dependent F420 reductase, which yields MTTTESKPAPKDPWDLPDVSGLVVGVLGGTGDQGRGLAYRLAKAGQKVIIGSRAAERAQDVAAEIGHGVEGADNAETARRSDVVIVAVPWDGHAKTLESLREELRGKLVVDCVNPLGFDKKGAYALKPEEGSAAEQAAALLPDSRVAAAFHHLSAVLLKDTSIEEIDTDVMVLGEERADVEIVQALAGRIAGMRGVFAGRLRNAHQVESLVANLISVNRRYKAHAGLRVTDV from the coding sequence ATGACTACGACTGAGAGCAAGCCCGCCCCCAAGGACCCGTGGGACCTCCCCGACGTCTCCGGTCTCGTCGTCGGCGTCCTCGGCGGCACCGGCGACCAGGGCCGCGGCCTCGCCTACCGGCTCGCCAAGGCCGGCCAGAAGGTGATCATCGGCTCCCGCGCCGCCGAGCGCGCACAGGACGTCGCCGCGGAGATCGGCCACGGCGTCGAGGGCGCCGACAACGCCGAGACCGCCCGCCGCAGCGACGTCGTCATCGTCGCCGTGCCGTGGGACGGCCACGCCAAGACCCTGGAGTCCCTGCGCGAGGAGCTCCGCGGCAAGCTCGTCGTGGACTGCGTCAACCCGCTCGGCTTCGACAAGAAGGGCGCCTACGCCCTCAAGCCCGAGGAGGGCTCCGCCGCCGAGCAGGCCGCCGCGCTCCTCCCGGACTCCCGGGTCGCCGCCGCCTTCCACCACCTCTCCGCCGTCCTCCTCAAGGACACCTCCATCGAGGAGATCGACACGGACGTCATGGTCCTCGGCGAGGAGCGCGCCGACGTCGAGATCGTCCAGGCCCTCGCAGGACGCATCGCCGGCATGCGCGGCGTCTTCGCGGGCCGGCTGCGCAACGCCCACCAGGTCGAGTCGCTCGTCGCCAACCTGATCTCCGTCAACCGCCGCTACAAGGCGCACGCGGGCCTGCGGGTCACCGACGTCTGA
- a CDS encoding MFS transporter, which produces MSAKLSALLPDLAPWRSSSDFRLLWVQGIVTYFGSAMAMIALPLQIKELTGSPLAVGAMGAVELVPLVVFGLYGGALADAVDRRKVILWTEAGLGLLAVLLLLNSLFPEPMLWPLYVVAAGVSMLAGLQRPALDSLLSRIVPHEQQTAAAALNSLRWQVGSIAGPALGGLVVAYAGHASAYGVTVACFAVSVLMCRRLSPAPPAHDAEKPSLRGIAEGARYAWSRPVLLGTYVIDMAAMFFAFPNTIFPFLADELDADWSLGLMYAAGSVGSLVLGLTSGWTSKVRRHGLLVAGGAAGWGLAIAAAGWFGNVWLVLLCLAFAGAGDMLSGLGRATIWNQTIPEELRGRLAGIEVLSWSIGPQLGQVRAGAMAGWTGTRTAVWTGGVACVASVGLLCLALPKLLSYDSETDEDSLRRKAQQEATRREAAEAA; this is translated from the coding sequence GTGTCCGCCAAGCTCTCCGCCCTGCTGCCCGATCTCGCGCCCTGGCGTTCGTCCTCCGACTTCCGGCTCCTGTGGGTGCAGGGGATCGTCACGTACTTCGGCAGCGCGATGGCGATGATCGCCCTGCCGCTGCAGATCAAGGAGCTGACGGGTTCGCCGCTCGCGGTCGGCGCGATGGGCGCGGTCGAGCTGGTGCCGCTGGTGGTGTTCGGCCTGTACGGCGGGGCGCTCGCGGACGCGGTCGACCGGCGGAAGGTGATCCTCTGGACGGAGGCGGGGCTCGGGCTGCTCGCCGTGCTCCTGCTGCTCAACTCGCTGTTCCCGGAGCCGATGCTGTGGCCGCTGTACGTGGTGGCGGCCGGGGTGTCGATGCTCGCGGGGCTCCAGCGTCCGGCGCTCGACTCGCTGCTCTCCCGGATCGTGCCGCACGAGCAGCAGACGGCGGCGGCCGCGCTGAACTCGCTGCGCTGGCAGGTCGGCTCGATCGCGGGTCCGGCGCTCGGCGGCCTGGTGGTGGCGTACGCGGGTCACGCGTCCGCGTACGGGGTGACGGTCGCCTGTTTCGCGGTCTCGGTCCTGATGTGCCGCCGCCTGTCCCCCGCACCGCCCGCGCACGACGCGGAGAAGCCCTCGCTGCGGGGCATCGCGGAGGGCGCGCGGTACGCCTGGTCGCGGCCGGTGCTGCTCGGCACGTACGTGATCGACATGGCGGCGATGTTCTTCGCGTTCCCGAACACGATCTTCCCGTTCCTCGCGGACGAGCTGGACGCGGACTGGTCGCTCGGTCTGATGTACGCGGCGGGCTCGGTCGGCTCCCTGGTCCTCGGCCTGACCAGCGGCTGGACCTCGAAGGTCCGGCGGCACGGGCTGCTCGTGGCCGGGGGCGCGGCCGGCTGGGGTCTGGCGATCGCGGCGGCCGGCTGGTTCGGGAACGTGTGGCTGGTGCTGCTGTGCCTGGCCTTCGCGGGCGCGGGCGACATGCTGAGCGGGCTCGGCCGGGCCACGATCTGGAACCAGACGATCCCGGAGGAGCTGCGCGGCCGGCTCGCCGGCATCGAGGTCCTCTCCTGGAGCATCGGCCCGCAGCTGGGCCAGGTCCGGGCGGGCGCGATGGCCGGCTGGACCGGCACGCGGACGGCCGTCTGGACGGGTGGCGTGGCGTGCGTGGCCTCGGTGGGGCTGCTCTGCCTGGCGCTGCCGAAGCTGCTCTCGTACGACTCCGAGACGGACGAGGACTCGCTGCGCCGCAAGGCCCAGCAGGAGGCGACCCGGCGGGAGGCCGCCGAGGCCGCCTGA
- the map gene encoding type I methionyl aminopeptidase, with product MSGQSLLVPGELSPHRSVPGSIRRPEYVGKPAPAPYTGPEVQDSDTIERMRIAGRIAAQAMEEAAKHIAPGVTTDELDRVAHEYMCDHGAYPSTLGYRGFPKSLCASINEVICHGIPDSTVLRDGDIVNLDVTAYINGVHGDNNATYLCGDVDEESRLLVERTRESLNRAIKAVKPGRQINIIGRVIESYAKRFGYGVVRDFTGHGINSSFHSGLIVPHYDSPHHTTEIKTGMTFTIEPMLTLGTHDYDMWDDGWTVVTKDRKRTAQFEHTLVVTDNGAEILTLP from the coding sequence ATGTCTGGCCAGTCGCTTCTCGTACCGGGGGAGCTCTCCCCCCACCGCTCCGTTCCGGGCTCCATCCGCCGCCCCGAGTACGTCGGGAAGCCCGCACCGGCCCCGTACACCGGGCCCGAGGTGCAGGATTCCGACACCATCGAACGGATGCGGATCGCCGGCCGCATCGCCGCGCAGGCGATGGAGGAGGCCGCCAAGCACATCGCTCCGGGTGTCACCACCGACGAGCTCGACCGGGTCGCGCACGAGTACATGTGCGACCACGGCGCCTATCCGTCCACGCTGGGCTACCGCGGCTTCCCGAAGTCGCTGTGCGCCTCGATCAACGAGGTCATCTGCCACGGCATCCCGGACTCCACCGTCCTGCGGGACGGCGACATCGTGAACCTGGACGTCACCGCGTACATCAACGGCGTCCACGGCGACAACAACGCCACCTATCTCTGCGGTGACGTCGACGAGGAGTCGCGGCTGCTCGTGGAGCGCACCCGGGAGTCCCTGAACCGGGCGATCAAGGCGGTGAAGCCGGGCCGCCAGATCAACATCATCGGGCGGGTCATCGAGTCGTACGCCAAGCGCTTCGGCTACGGCGTCGTGCGCGACTTCACCGGGCACGGCATCAACTCGTCGTTCCACTCCGGCCTGATCGTCCCGCACTACGACTCGCCCCACCACACCACCGAGATCAAGACCGGCATGACGTTCACGATCGAGCCGATGCTGACGCTCGGCACCCACGACTACGACATGTGGGACGACGGCTGGACCGTGGTGACCAAGGACCGGAAGCGGACGGCGCAGTTCGAGCACACGCTCGTGGTGACCGACAACGGGGCCGAAATCCTTACGT